From the genome of Amycolatopsis sp. NBC_01488, one region includes:
- a CDS encoding TetR/AcrR family transcriptional regulator: MRDAAETKRRLLAAATEEFAERGIAGARVDRIADSAGCNKAMLYKYFGNKDRLFDTVFGESVGRFVIDVPVDAHDLPSYAGKLFDRYEEQPETLRLAVWHRLERPEGKWVTEIVLANEIRLADLKRAQDEGRLSSHYTPLELLVLIQSISTAWATTNSELGVRMAIPRKKRRELVVDAVRRLIAEH; the protein is encoded by the coding sequence ATGAGAGATGCGGCGGAGACGAAGCGGCGACTGCTCGCCGCCGCGACGGAGGAGTTCGCGGAACGGGGCATCGCAGGCGCCCGCGTGGACCGGATCGCGGACTCGGCCGGATGCAACAAGGCGATGCTCTACAAGTACTTCGGCAACAAGGACCGGCTGTTCGACACGGTTTTCGGCGAGTCGGTCGGCAGGTTCGTCATCGACGTCCCGGTCGACGCCCACGACCTGCCGAGCTACGCCGGGAAGCTCTTCGACCGGTACGAAGAGCAACCGGAGACGCTGCGGCTGGCGGTCTGGCACCGGCTGGAGCGCCCCGAAGGCAAGTGGGTCACCGAAATCGTGCTGGCCAACGAGATCCGGCTGGCCGATCTGAAACGAGCACAAGACGAAGGGAGACTGTCCAGCCACTACACACCCTTGGAACTGCTGGTGTTGATCCAGTCGATCTCGACGGCGTGGGCGACGACCAATTCGGAGCTCGGCGTGCGCATGGCCATCCCCCGCAAGAAACGGCGAGAGCTCGTGGTGGACGCGGTCCGGCGGCTGATCGCGGAACACTGA
- a CDS encoding SDR family oxidoreductase, with protein sequence MSEQRDVVVTGGGTGIGLAIAARFAAAGERVTVTGRRKDVLEAAAEELGARAVAFDASDPAAVQAALADLPARVDVLVNNAGGNTDRVREAPAPGDLAGLADAWRANFDANVVTAVLVTAALKPRFADNVRVVTLGSVAAKQGSGSYGAAKAAIEAWNTDLARQLGASGSANVVAPGVILDTEFFHGTLTEEWLSSRISVALNKRAGTPDEVAETVLFLASPGAGHVTGQVVHVNGGAYGAR encoded by the coding sequence ATGAGCGAACAGCGGGATGTCGTGGTCACCGGGGGCGGCACGGGCATCGGGCTGGCGATCGCCGCCCGGTTCGCGGCGGCGGGCGAGCGCGTCACCGTCACCGGGCGGCGCAAGGACGTGCTGGAGGCTGCGGCGGAAGAGCTCGGCGCGCGGGCGGTGGCGTTCGACGCGAGCGACCCGGCGGCGGTGCAAGCGGCGCTGGCGGACCTGCCCGCGCGGGTGGACGTCCTGGTCAACAACGCGGGCGGCAACACCGATCGCGTGCGGGAAGCACCCGCGCCCGGAGACCTCGCCGGGCTGGCGGACGCGTGGCGCGCGAACTTCGACGCGAACGTCGTTACCGCGGTACTGGTCACGGCCGCCCTGAAGCCGCGCTTCGCGGACAACGTGCGGGTGGTGACTCTCGGGTCTGTCGCGGCGAAGCAGGGCTCCGGCTCGTACGGCGCGGCGAAGGCGGCGATCGAGGCGTGGAACACCGACCTCGCGCGGCAGCTCGGCGCGTCGGGCTCGGCCAACGTCGTGGCGCCCGGCGTCATCCTCGACACGGAGTTCTTCCACGGCACGCTGACCGAAGAATGGCTCAGTTCGCGGATCTCCGTGGCGCTGAACAAGCGGGCCGGCACCCCGGACGAAGTCGCGGAAACCGTGCTGTTCCTGGCTTCCCCGGGCGCGGGGCACGTCACCGGTCAGGTCGTGCACGTGAACGGCGGCGCGTACGGCGCCCGCTAG
- a CDS encoding VOC family protein — MEWTLEVVVVPVSDVDRAKAFYADQLGFTLDHDITVGENGRIVQLTPPGSGCSVVIGKGVVADMPPGSLKGLQLVVKDLPKAHAMLLERGVDAGDIEVHGMGVWDGKADLDNVGFVHFADPDGNAWAVQQISSRR; from the coding sequence ATGGAGTGGACGCTCGAAGTGGTCGTGGTGCCGGTGTCCGATGTGGACCGCGCGAAGGCGTTCTACGCCGACCAGCTGGGGTTCACCCTCGATCACGACATCACGGTCGGCGAGAACGGCCGGATCGTCCAGCTGACTCCGCCGGGCTCGGGCTGCTCGGTCGTGATCGGCAAGGGCGTGGTCGCGGACATGCCGCCCGGTTCGCTCAAGGGGCTGCAGCTCGTCGTCAAGGACCTGCCGAAGGCGCACGCGATGCTGCTGGAGCGCGGGGTGGATGCGGGCGACATCGAGGTCCACGGCATGGGTGTCTGGGATGGGAAGGCCGACCTCGACAACGTGGGTTTCGTGCACTTCGCCGATCCGGACGGCAACGCCTGGGCGGTGCAGCAGATCTCGTCGCGCCGGTGA
- a CDS encoding oxidoreductase, whose amino-acid sequence MSRTWLITGSSRGFGRELARVALEDGDRVVATARRPEQLKDLVAEHGGRVRAFALDVTDPVAAREAVAFAVREFGGLDVVANNAGYANSAPIEDMAEDDFRAQVEANFFGVVNVTRAALPVFREQGSGHFLQFSSVGGRVGGSPGLGAYQAAKFAVEGFSEVLNAEVKPFGVKVTIVEPGAFRTDWQGASMERAQVRPEYDASVGEMHRLRDATDGKQAGDPARGARILADVVRLDAPPLRLLLGADAVEAVQRSDRARAAEVAEWAEVSRSAAFAEA is encoded by the coding sequence ATGAGCAGGACTTGGCTGATCACCGGCAGTTCCCGCGGTTTCGGGCGGGAGCTGGCCAGGGTCGCACTCGAGGACGGCGACCGCGTGGTCGCCACGGCGCGCCGGCCGGAGCAGCTGAAGGATCTCGTGGCCGAACACGGTGGCCGGGTCCGTGCGTTCGCGCTGGACGTGACGGACCCCGTGGCCGCGCGTGAGGCCGTGGCCTTCGCGGTACGGGAGTTCGGCGGCCTCGACGTCGTGGCCAACAACGCCGGCTACGCGAACAGCGCCCCGATCGAGGACATGGCGGAAGACGACTTCCGCGCGCAGGTCGAGGCCAACTTCTTCGGCGTCGTCAACGTCACGCGCGCGGCCCTGCCGGTGTTCCGCGAGCAGGGCTCGGGGCACTTCCTGCAGTTCTCGTCGGTCGGCGGCCGGGTGGGTGGCTCGCCGGGGCTGGGCGCCTACCAGGCCGCGAAGTTCGCGGTGGAGGGGTTCTCCGAGGTCCTCAACGCGGAGGTGAAGCCGTTCGGGGTCAAGGTCACGATCGTCGAGCCGGGCGCGTTCCGCACGGACTGGCAGGGAGCATCGATGGAGCGCGCACAGGTCCGCCCGGAGTACGACGCCTCGGTGGGCGAGATGCACCGCCTCCGCGACGCGACCGACGGCAAGCAAGCGGGCGACCCGGCCCGCGGAGCCCGCATCCTCGCGGACGTCGTCCGGCTCGACGCACCACCGCTGCGCCTGCTACTCGGCGCGGACGCGGTCGAAGCGGTCCAACGGTCGGACCGCGCCCGAGCAGCTGAGGTGGCCGAGTGGGCGGAGGTGAGCCGATCGGCAGCGTTCGCGGAGGCCTGA
- a CDS encoding SCO6745 family protein — MSISPARRLWAAVEPLHAVVYFAPETASAAKEAGLRGYWMGYFAGRLAPVGPIGPAAATSMLFGFAPAMVSRALPDAWSFASPAEVLRTRLAAVENALSAVLGPSGHDELASLLSLAASACDFDARPLAAAWSAVPRPTGVLGRLWLAATVLREHRGDGHVLSAVHAGLTGLETTLTHIGDSVIARGDVQPHRGWSDAEWTLAAERLRTRGLLDPAGRLTPSGTALRRRIEEDTDRLAAAPVDALGPAGLSRLLELATPLSRAVIDAGVVPVPNPMGVPRP, encoded by the coding sequence ATGAGCATCTCACCGGCGCGTCGGCTGTGGGCGGCCGTGGAGCCGCTGCACGCGGTCGTGTACTTCGCGCCGGAGACGGCGTCCGCGGCGAAGGAGGCCGGCCTGCGGGGGTACTGGATGGGGTACTTCGCGGGCCGCCTCGCGCCGGTCGGCCCGATCGGCCCCGCGGCGGCGACGTCGATGCTGTTCGGCTTCGCGCCGGCGATGGTGTCGCGCGCCTTGCCGGACGCGTGGTCGTTCGCCTCGCCCGCGGAGGTGCTTCGCACTCGGCTCGCGGCCGTCGAAAACGCGCTTTCCGCTGTTCTGGGGCCTTCGGGACACGACGAACTCGCGTCGCTGCTGTCGCTGGCCGCGTCCGCGTGCGACTTCGACGCACGTCCGCTGGCGGCGGCCTGGTCGGCAGTGCCCCGGCCGACGGGGGTGTTGGGCCGCCTGTGGCTGGCGGCGACGGTGCTGCGAGAGCACCGCGGCGACGGGCACGTCCTGTCGGCGGTCCACGCGGGCCTGACGGGCCTGGAGACGACGTTGACCCACATCGGCGACTCCGTGATCGCCCGCGGGGACGTCCAGCCCCACCGTGGCTGGTCGGACGCGGAGTGGACGCTGGCTGCCGAGCGGCTGCGGACCCGTGGCCTGCTGGATCCCGCCGGCCGGCTGACCCCGTCCGGCACGGCGTTGCGCCGCCGGATCGAGGAGGACACGGACCGCCTGGCGGCGGCCCCGGTGGACGCGCTCGGCCCGGCCGGCCTGTCGCGGCTCCTGGAGCTGGCGACCCCGCTGAGCCGTGCGGTGATCGACGCGGGTGTGGTCCCGGTCCCGAACCCGATGGGCGTCCCGCGTCCCTGA
- a CDS encoding discoidin domain-containing protein, producing the protein MTRRALVLVVTLVVALASALAGASTASAATTQPTFLTFYGWWDNTPPGGDISYPQIHDTAGGKGTYADPITFATSSDELKPGTKVWVPRVKKYFIMEDGCDECSEDWNSKGPNGGPGLRHIDLWLGGKGGSAFDAIDCEDALTHYNADNTPVMEPVVVDPPSTEDYDATPIFTTSTGACYGGAKPNTTVGQYKNNSTGTCLEAPSSGTTLKVAACTGSDAQRFTFHGAFLVIDDKCAGISGSSIVLQTCTGGPAQQWSINPDGTISDIQTSKKCFRASGTTLTAGSCSGTQARWTFTAAGNTSSLSVTPSAVSVAPGGTATATVSTTDAVTLSASGAPAGVTVSFSPASVPAGGTSTVTVAAAANAAPGSATLTITGGTKTVALGVTVTGGSGGTETLLSQGKTATASSTESSSYPASAAFDGNLTSTRWASKEGSSSEWLRVDLGATEQVSHVKLSWEAAYGKAYRIQTSADGTTWTTIYSTTTGNGATDDLTGLAGSGRYVRMNGVTRGTSYGYSLYEMQVYGTA; encoded by the coding sequence ATGACCCGGCGCGCTCTCGTGCTCGTCGTGACCCTGGTCGTCGCCCTGGCATCCGCGCTCGCCGGCGCGAGCACCGCGAGCGCGGCCACCACGCAGCCCACCTTCCTCACCTTCTACGGCTGGTGGGACAACACCCCGCCCGGCGGCGACATCTCCTACCCGCAGATCCACGACACCGCGGGCGGCAAGGGCACCTACGCCGACCCGATCACCTTCGCCACCAGCAGCGACGAACTGAAGCCCGGCACCAAGGTCTGGGTGCCGCGGGTGAAGAAGTACTTCATCATGGAGGACGGCTGCGACGAGTGTTCCGAAGACTGGAACAGCAAGGGCCCGAACGGCGGCCCCGGCCTGCGTCACATCGACCTCTGGCTCGGCGGCAAGGGCGGCAGCGCCTTCGACGCGATCGACTGCGAGGACGCGCTCACGCACTACAACGCCGACAACACGCCGGTCATGGAGCCGGTGGTCGTCGACCCGCCGTCGACCGAGGACTACGACGCCACGCCGATCTTCACCACCAGCACGGGTGCCTGCTACGGCGGCGCGAAGCCGAACACGACAGTCGGCCAGTACAAGAACAACTCCACTGGCACGTGCCTCGAAGCTCCCAGCAGCGGGACCACGCTGAAAGTGGCCGCCTGCACCGGAAGCGACGCCCAGCGCTTCACTTTCCACGGCGCTTTCCTCGTGATCGACGACAAGTGCGCAGGCATCTCCGGCAGCTCCATCGTGCTGCAGACCTGCACCGGCGGGCCGGCCCAGCAGTGGTCGATCAACCCGGACGGCACCATTTCCGACATCCAGACGAGCAAGAAGTGCTTCCGCGCCTCGGGCACGACACTCACCGCGGGCAGCTGCTCCGGCACGCAGGCGCGCTGGACGTTCACCGCGGCCGGCAACACCTCGAGCCTCAGCGTGACGCCGTCAGCGGTTTCGGTGGCGCCGGGCGGTACGGCGACGGCCACCGTCAGCACCACGGACGCCGTCACGCTGTCCGCGAGCGGCGCTCCCGCGGGCGTCACCGTGTCCTTCTCCCCGGCGTCGGTCCCGGCCGGCGGAACCTCGACCGTCACGGTCGCCGCCGCCGCGAACGCCGCGCCCGGCTCGGCGACGCTCACCATCACCGGAGGGACGAAGACCGTGGCCCTGGGCGTCACGGTCACCGGCGGGAGCGGCGGCACCGAAACCCTGCTCTCCCAGGGCAAGACGGCGACGGCGTCGTCGACGGAGTCCTCGTCCTACCCGGCGAGCGCGGCCTTCGACGGCAACCTGACCAGCACGCGCTGGGCGTCCAAGGAAGGCTCCTCGAGCGAGTGGCTGCGCGTCGACCTCGGCGCCACCGAGCAGGTCTCGCACGTCAAGCTGAGCTGGGAAGCCGCGTACGGGAAGGCCTACCGCATCCAGACCTCGGCCGATGGCACGACCTGGACGACGATCTACAGCACCACCACCGGCAACGGCGCCACCGACGACCTCACCGGCCTGGCCGGCAGCGGCCGCTACGTGCGGATGAACGGCGTCACACGCGGGACGTCGTACGGCTACTCGCTGTACGAGATGCAGGTGTACGGCACGGCCTGA
- a CDS encoding cytochrome P450, translated as MPVRPARELRHAAGNRADVAGALPGGHGCLAGHPLPGRPRGAAQRDVVLSAPDRAVEELLRYLSVVQFGVLRYATADVRVGSRSVKAGEWLVAALNSANRDEELFPGADKLDFHRESPRTHVAFGFGAHQCIGQQLARVELQEALTRLFRRVPDLRLAVPRESLAFKHNTLVYGVRELPVAWG; from the coding sequence ATGCCCGTTCGACCCGCCCGGGAACTACGCCACGCTGCGGGAAACCGCGCCGACGTCGCGGGTGCGCTGCCCGGCGGGCATGGATGCCTGGCTGGTCACCCGCTACCAGGACGTCCGCGCGGTGCGGCCCAGCGCGACGTCGTGCTTTCCGCGCCGGACCGGGCGGTCGAGGAGCTGCTGCGGTACCTGTCGGTCGTCCAGTTCGGCGTGCTGCGCTACGCGACCGCGGACGTGCGGGTCGGTTCCCGGTCGGTGAAGGCGGGGGAGTGGCTGGTGGCGGCGCTGAACTCGGCCAACCGCGACGAGGAGCTGTTCCCGGGCGCCGACAAGCTCGACTTCCACCGCGAGTCACCGCGCACGCACGTCGCGTTCGGCTTCGGGGCGCACCAGTGCATCGGCCAGCAGCTGGCCCGCGTCGAGCTGCAGGAGGCGTTGACGCGGCTGTTCCGCCGGGTCCCGGACCTGCGGCTCGCGGTGCCGCGGGAGTCGTTGGCGTTCAAGCACAACACGCTGGTGTACGGGGTGCGGGAGCTGCCCGTCGCCTGGGGGTGA